TGCCGCAACTGAGTCTGACGGCCGTGTTGCCGGCCGACGTTCATCCGGCTCGATATCGTCCTCCGGAGGGCTTCCGTGCAACCCAGACGGCAATCGGCCCGGCAACGAGGCTTTTGTTTGACAGTCTGTATGACGGTTCCGGCGGTACGTACGCCACGTACTCGGGAGATGTCAGCATCGAGTCATCTTACGGCGGCTATCGGCTGAAAGCCCGGACCGACGCTACGATGAACAAAAAAGTCGTTCTCCTGAGGCTTCATCTCCAGGTTTCCGACCATGGAGAAGGGACCTCCTTGAGGCCTCCGCTTCCTGTCGAACGGCTGGCGCCGCCGGTTCCGCTGAAGGAGGCGCGGCGATTGGCGAGCGAGTGGGCCGTTGCCCCCTCTGCCGAAGTAACCGCGATGACCTGGCTGACAGAGGCCCTGAACCGCCTTCCGGTTGACCGATTCGAACTCCTTCGGCGGACTTGCCCGCTCCAGCCGATCCGTCGAGTCGATCGCTTCGGCGATACCACGGCGTGGAACCTCGCCATCGGCCGCCCGCCTGAGCAATGGAACGTGCTGCTCTTGAGCAACCCGTCCGCCGTCGCCAAGACAGAGACCATCGGCCTTAAGCGCCTCGGTATCTCGCCGCCTGCCAGGAGCCGCTTGGCTGTCTACGATTTCTGGCAGCAGCAACTCCTGGCGGTTACGGACGAGGTGTTTGAGACTGACATTCCCCCGGGAGACTGTCGCGTCTTGTGCGTCCGCGATGTGCGACCGAACGAGCCGCGTGTGCTGAGTACCAGCCGTCACATCACTCAGGGCTTAACAGATCTGACCGACGTCTCTTACGACCCGCAGTCAATGACGCTCAGCGGCAGAAGTAATTTGTTTCCGGATGAGGCGTATGAATTGCGCATACTGTTGCCGATCGACCGGAACTCGCTCGAGATCGCAACAGTGGACGCGAACATGGTCTCGTCGTTGATTCGATCTCACGGACCGTTGCGCATGGTCACGCTGCAGAGCAATACTGAGCAGACCGTTTCATGGAGCATCGCATTCCGAAGGGCGTCGCTGCCGCTGTCGCCTCCACCTTCCCCGGCTCGAATGTCGACGCAACAAAACACCCGCGGCGTCTTGCTGTCATGGGACGCAGCAGAGTCGCGGCCGGCGCGATACC
The genomic region above belongs to Phycisphaerae bacterium and contains:
- a CDS encoding NPCBM/NEW2 domain-containing protein, with protein sequence MPGVPLRLGDRDILYLTGVTAHLSRRSVEHMIVPRPLAQSPGVGELVDDVVVSHALAAMAGGAPEMTCQIVSRDNGRQVTVAVESRSRLPQLSLTAVLPADVHPARYRPPEGFRATQTAIGPATRLLFDSLYDGSGGTYATYSGDVSIESSYGGYRLKARTDATMNKKVVLLRLHLQVSDHGEGTSLRPPLPVERLAPPVPLKEARRLASEWAVAPSAEVTAMTWLTEALNRLPVDRFELLRRTCPLQPIRRVDRFGDTTAWNLAIGRPPEQWNVLLLSNPSAVAKTETIGLKRLGISPPARSRLAVYDFWQQQLLAVTDEVFETDIPPGDCRVLCVRDVRPNEPRVLSTSRHITQGLTDLTDVSYDPQSMTLSGRSNLFPDEAYELRILLPIDRNSLEIATVDANMVSSLIRSHGPLRMVTLQSNTEQTVSWSIAFRRASLPLSPPPSPARMSTQQNTRGVLLSWDAAESRPARYRIYRDGKPLATVAGFENQYQDSDIVYDTSYAYTMRAVDWAGQESPPLPEGVHRTPVPANAYLTQLVPLFIGGPAPSADRNVGGNPLRMAGRRYHRGLGTVPGNRIDYLLGKGYDRFSGEVGIDDATTAKGRARFEILADGHLLFSSESLAVGDKPQRFNVPVNGCRRLTLAVVRVDDGDGQVHANWGDTYLRASATPGR